The following proteins are encoded in a genomic region of Rhizobium sp. ZPR4:
- a CDS encoding extracellular solute-binding protein, with translation MNRRSFLGASAAALAASAAGKVFAADDALTFWDMVWGTGATYTAAAKELAGKYTPASGALGVRYQSIPWANWYQTFTSAAASGTTPAVSSGAAFLPFYFLEQGVAVAADNLIGKLDKEGKNDFLPGLLPAMKTDGGYAGVPWSMDLRVIWYRKSLLEKAGVEPPTDWDSYIKAGEALKKIGHIGLGLAAGSTTTDAQHTVSALMINNGGGFFAPDGSLNCVSDRNIETLDFINELVRKGIIDPYAASYTSDNLASDWKSGRVAMGFGQTGLDKTLPQEIKSDAVVAHPVKARHGDLGTVYYINSLWMFTTTPSQESSEAFLAWYLDNMHVYWTSGVAIDVPVKKSIADLPIIQSNPNLVLSINEWQPVGKTIGAQAPHAFAALNAVDGGAASAAFVQQIIQGKTKSRDILETLEASLRKVVQ, from the coding sequence TACGTTTTGGGATATGGTCTGGGGAACGGGAGCCACTTATACGGCCGCCGCCAAGGAGCTGGCGGGCAAGTACACGCCCGCCAGCGGCGCGCTCGGCGTCCGCTATCAATCGATACCCTGGGCAAACTGGTACCAGACATTCACCTCGGCAGCTGCATCGGGGACGACGCCGGCGGTAAGCTCCGGTGCCGCCTTCCTGCCGTTCTATTTTCTCGAGCAGGGAGTGGCCGTTGCGGCCGACAATCTGATCGGCAAGCTCGACAAGGAGGGCAAGAACGACTTTCTGCCGGGTCTGCTGCCCGCGATGAAGACGGATGGCGGCTATGCCGGCGTTCCCTGGTCGATGGATCTGCGTGTCATCTGGTATCGCAAATCGCTTCTGGAGAAGGCTGGTGTCGAGCCGCCGACCGATTGGGACAGCTACATCAAGGCTGGCGAAGCCCTCAAGAAAATCGGCCATATCGGCCTCGGTCTTGCGGCCGGCAGCACGACGACCGATGCGCAACACACCGTCTCGGCCCTGATGATCAACAATGGCGGCGGCTTCTTTGCGCCTGATGGTTCGTTGAACTGCGTGAGTGACCGCAATATCGAGACCCTTGATTTCATCAACGAGCTCGTGCGCAAGGGCATCATCGATCCTTATGCCGCAAGCTATACGTCGGACAATCTGGCGAGCGACTGGAAATCCGGCCGTGTCGCCATGGGCTTCGGGCAGACGGGTCTCGACAAGACGCTGCCGCAGGAAATCAAGTCCGATGCTGTGGTCGCGCACCCCGTTAAAGCTCGTCACGGCGATCTCGGCACCGTCTATTACATCAACTCGCTTTGGATGTTCACGACGACACCCTCGCAGGAATCGTCGGAAGCCTTCCTGGCCTGGTATCTCGACAACATGCATGTCTATTGGACGAGCGGGGTTGCGATCGACGTGCCGGTCAAGAAGAGCATCGCCGATCTGCCCATCATTCAGAGCAACCCGAACCTGGTTCTTTCGATCAACGAATGGCAACCGGTGGGCAAGACGATCGGCGCTCAGGCGCCGCATGCCTTTGCCGCGTTGAATGCCGTCGATGGGGGTGCCGCCAGTGCCGCCTTCGTTCAGCAGATCATCCAGGGGAAGACGAAGTCCAGGGACATTCTCGAAACCCTGGAAGCTTCGCTGCGAAAGGTCGTGCAGTAA
- a CDS encoding sugar ABC transporter permease: MAEAHAMPEGRRLTRASTASRAGAQTGRKATMIGLAMPSILLMALINAYPLGFALVQSVHNGGLLRLGKFIGFKNYVNVLTDPAFWSAASFTLLFTICGVFGSWLIGFGLAILLKPQFPGRNLFKVLLLLPWIVPIVVTSMSWNWLVATPGSLLPQLAETLGFGQILFLADPTMAMITVCLFKIWISYPFMMMMGAAALESIDNSVYEAATLDGANARQQIRYIVLPMTARSTYISWILMTMFSVNDFATIYLLTGGGPVNATTSLIVLAYRSVFQDFLPGYGVAISFMMTIVLVALSLLLFRQVRKAKF, translated from the coding sequence ATGGCCGAGGCGCATGCAATGCCGGAGGGACGGCGGCTGACGAGAGCATCGACGGCCTCCCGCGCCGGCGCGCAGACGGGGCGCAAGGCGACGATGATCGGCCTTGCCATGCCGTCGATCCTGCTGATGGCGTTGATCAACGCCTATCCGCTGGGATTTGCTCTCGTGCAATCCGTTCACAATGGCGGCCTGCTGCGCCTCGGTAAATTCATCGGTTTCAAGAACTATGTCAACGTTCTGACCGATCCCGCTTTCTGGTCTGCCGCTTCCTTCACACTGCTGTTCACCATCTGCGGCGTGTTCGGTAGCTGGCTGATCGGCTTTGGCCTCGCTATCCTGCTGAAGCCGCAATTTCCGGGGAGAAACCTGTTCAAGGTGCTTCTGTTGCTGCCATGGATCGTGCCGATCGTCGTCACCTCCATGAGCTGGAACTGGCTGGTCGCCACCCCCGGCAGTCTCCTGCCGCAGCTGGCCGAAACATTGGGCTTTGGGCAGATCCTGTTTCTCGCCGATCCGACGATGGCGATGATCACGGTCTGCCTGTTCAAGATATGGATCAGCTATCCCTTCATGATGATGATGGGGGCGGCAGCGCTCGAGAGCATCGACAACAGCGTCTACGAGGCTGCGACGCTTGACGGTGCAAACGCGCGTCAGCAGATCCGCTACATCGTTTTGCCGATGACTGCGCGATCCACCTATATCAGCTGGATCCTGATGACGATGTTTTCGGTCAACGATTTCGCGACGATTTATCTTCTGACCGGCGGCGGCCCGGTTAACGCCACGACTTCGCTGATCGTGCTCGCCTATCGCTCCGTCTTTCAGGATTTCCTGCCCGGTTACGGCGTCGCGATTTCCTTCATGATGACGATCGTTCTGGTCGCCCTCTCGCTCCTGCTGTTCCGGCAGGTGCGCAAAGCCAAGTTCTAG
- a CDS encoding carbohydrate ABC transporter permease: MAAKTMAASTTVGIGKSVGWTRTLVLALMTLVALSPILVIFGLALRPRLYSDVTGPTLETFVYVIRNTDILVWLKNSLIVSVIASCLALFVAAPAGYVLSRARGGAVSLYSMLIFIIQSFPIVVFIIPLFIMLSRIGLVDTLAGVSIIYVASSVSVACWMMAAYFDGIPTDLEEAAWIDGCSMFGAFLRIVLPNSLPGILSTAIYGFLVAWNDYLVALVFLRTDSRFTLPVGLQTFFQQNQTDWGPVMACAVIMLAPPVIIFALLNRFFSIGGIGGSLAGR, encoded by the coding sequence ATGGCTGCGAAGACAATGGCTGCGAGCACCACCGTCGGCATCGGCAAATCGGTGGGCTGGACGCGCACCCTCGTGCTTGCATTGATGACGCTTGTTGCCCTGAGCCCGATCCTCGTCATTTTCGGCCTTGCCTTGCGGCCACGCCTTTATTCCGACGTCACCGGCCCGACGCTCGAGACATTCGTCTATGTCATCAGGAATACGGATATTCTGGTGTGGTTGAAGAACAGCCTCATCGTATCCGTCATCGCCTCCTGTCTGGCGCTGTTCGTTGCCGCGCCGGCGGGCTATGTGCTGTCGCGCGCCCGTGGTGGTGCCGTATCGCTCTATTCGATGCTGATCTTCATCATCCAGAGCTTCCCGATCGTCGTCTTCATCATCCCGCTGTTCATCATGCTGTCGCGGATCGGGCTCGTCGACACCTTGGCCGGTGTTTCGATCATCTATGTCGCCTCCAGCGTGTCGGTCGCCTGCTGGATGATGGCGGCCTATTTCGACGGCATACCGACAGATCTCGAAGAGGCAGCCTGGATCGACGGCTGCAGCATGTTCGGCGCGTTTCTGCGCATCGTGCTTCCCAATTCGCTGCCCGGCATTCTGTCCACGGCGATCTATGGGTTTCTCGTCGCCTGGAACGACTATCTGGTGGCGCTGGTCTTTCTGCGCACGGACAGTCGCTTCACCTTGCCTGTCGGCCTGCAGACGTTCTTCCAGCAGAACCAGACCGATTGGGGTCCCGTCATGGCCTGCGCCGTCATCATGCTGGCGCCGCCGGTCATCATCTTTGCCTTGCTCAATCGCTTTTTCAGTATCGGTGGCATCGGCGGCTCGCTCGCCGGCCGATGA
- a CDS encoding gluconate 2-dehydrogenase subunit 3 family protein: MSDAKNRAFRLETFRAVLDRIIPADDYPGALDNGVDGFILSLWDAGLVADPQAIDRGLMDLDAQASGGFARLLPEEQDRLLAECKDEAWFHMLCELAAEGFYADPANGANPDAVSWGMIGYRPGLPEGPSGPSENPQDVVRGRLWA, encoded by the coding sequence ATGTCAGATGCCAAGAACCGCGCGTTCAGGCTCGAAACCTTTCGGGCCGTGCTCGATCGTATCATTCCTGCGGATGATTATCCCGGCGCGCTCGATAATGGCGTAGACGGCTTCATTCTCTCGCTGTGGGACGCCGGTCTCGTTGCCGATCCGCAGGCGATAGACCGGGGCCTCATGGATCTGGATGCGCAGGCATCGGGCGGCTTTGCCAGGCTATTGCCCGAGGAACAGGATCGCCTCCTCGCGGAGTGTAAGGACGAAGCCTGGTTCCACATGCTTTGCGAGCTGGCTGCGGAAGGGTTTTATGCCGACCCGGCAAATGGCGCCAATCCGGATGCGGTGTCATGGGGAATGATCGGCTATCGCCCGGGCTTGCCGGAGGGGCCAAGCGGGCCGTCGGAGAATCCGCAGGACGTCGTGCGCGGGAGGTTATGGGCATGA
- a CDS encoding GMC family oxidoreductase, giving the protein MKIDYDAIIVGAGAAGNIAAAVLAEAGKRILLIERGKRRTYAEDGHRDHLRNHRLQAYGFNTGPEIDGNPRVFIDQQGGRHIVKPHQDNYHVNAAVVGGGTFVYGGLAWRFHPKDFRMASTYGRPEGSSLVDWPISYGNLEPWYGKAEHEIGVSGDGNGDRNSGPRGRDYPMPPVADNPTSAHLRAGASALGLSTFTPPLLVNTVPRAGRGACIHCGSCVGFPCPSNGKNGTQNTMLPRALATGLCDLLTETVVEQVATDDRGNVIGVDILEADAAGQLTRRRICSRIVILSAGAIETARLMLLTRTEREPNGLGNNRDQVGRNLQGHYYPTVFGLFEEPVQDSKGPGVSIATTDYNHGNDGVIGGAMLADDFVMLPIILWKSGLPDDLPRYGLAAKHFMRDNFTRIAQIKGPVHEIPSADCRVRLDPEVRDKYGRSVAQLSGMTHPETVRTADYILDKADAWMRASGAVRTWGRKQTLRLSAGQHQAGTCRMGETPETSVTDSFGKVWGHDNLYVCDASLHPTNGGYNPVLTVMALAFRNAERIANLL; this is encoded by the coding sequence ATGAAGATCGACTATGATGCGATCATCGTGGGTGCCGGTGCTGCAGGCAATATCGCGGCCGCTGTTCTGGCCGAAGCCGGCAAGCGCATCCTGCTCATCGAGCGCGGCAAGAGGCGAACCTATGCCGAAGACGGTCATCGCGATCATCTGCGAAATCATCGGCTGCAGGCCTATGGCTTCAATACCGGGCCGGAGATCGACGGCAACCCGCGCGTCTTCATCGATCAGCAGGGCGGGCGGCACATCGTCAAGCCGCACCAGGATAATTACCACGTCAATGCCGCGGTCGTCGGCGGCGGGACCTTCGTCTATGGCGGGCTCGCCTGGCGCTTTCATCCCAAGGATTTCCGTATGGCGTCGACCTATGGGCGTCCGGAAGGCTCCTCATTGGTCGACTGGCCGATTTCCTATGGGAATCTGGAGCCCTGGTATGGGAAGGCAGAGCACGAAATAGGCGTTTCCGGCGATGGCAACGGCGATCGCAATTCCGGCCCGCGCGGGCGCGATTATCCAATGCCGCCGGTGGCGGACAATCCAACGAGCGCGCACCTTCGGGCCGGCGCCAGCGCGCTCGGCCTCTCGACGTTTACGCCGCCGCTTCTTGTCAATACCGTGCCGCGCGCCGGGCGAGGGGCCTGTATCCACTGCGGCTCATGCGTCGGATTTCCCTGCCCGAGCAACGGTAAGAACGGTACGCAGAACACCATGCTGCCGCGCGCGCTGGCGACGGGGCTCTGCGATCTCCTGACCGAGACGGTTGTGGAGCAAGTCGCAACCGATGATCGAGGCAATGTCATCGGCGTTGATATTCTCGAGGCGGATGCGGCCGGGCAGCTCACGCGCCGCCGCATTTGCTCGCGCATCGTCATCCTGTCGGCCGGCGCGATCGAAACGGCAAGGCTCATGCTGCTGACGCGCACGGAGCGGGAGCCGAACGGGCTCGGCAACAATCGCGATCAGGTCGGCCGCAATCTGCAGGGGCACTATTATCCGACGGTCTTCGGTCTTTTCGAGGAGCCCGTTCAAGACAGCAAGGGACCCGGCGTGTCGATCGCGACGACCGACTACAATCACGGCAATGACGGTGTCATCGGTGGCGCCATGTTGGCTGACGATTTCGTCATGCTGCCGATCATCCTCTGGAAATCCGGCCTGCCGGACGACCTGCCGCGATATGGGCTGGCGGCAAAGCACTTCATGCGCGACAACTTCACTCGCATCGCGCAGATCAAGGGACCAGTGCATGAAATACCGAGCGCGGACTGTCGCGTTCGCCTCGATCCGGAAGTCCGCGACAAATATGGGCGTTCCGTCGCTCAGCTGTCGGGAATGACGCATCCCGAAACCGTTCGAACTGCCGACTATATCCTCGATAAGGCCGATGCCTGGATGCGGGCATCGGGCGCCGTGCGGACTTGGGGCAGGAAGCAGACGCTCCGCCTTTCGGCGGGCCAGCACCAGGCCGGCACCTGCCGCATGGGAGAGACGCCGGAGACGTCCGTGACCGATAGCTTCGGCAAGGTCTGGGGCCACGACAATCTCTATGTCTGCGATGCCTCGCTGCATCCGACGAATGGCGGCTACAACCCTGTGCTGACGGTCATGGCGTTGGCATTTCGAAATGCCGAGCGGATCGCCAATCTTCTCTAG
- a CDS encoding biopolymer transporter Tol, whose product MPSMRPGPETRRLLPRQISELVVFDIATSTARVIYETGELIEAPNWSPDGKWLIYNGDGRLFRISPDGQDGPHRINTAPVENLNNDHVVSPDGRSFFVSANDGHLYQVPFEGGVPCRVSNEHEASRGFKYYLHGISPDGATLAYIGLERREGGGIFTRVCTIPSAGGDDVFLTDGACPVDGSEFSRDGKWIYFNSEAAATQRGHAQAFRMRPDGSELEQLTHDERVNWFPHPAPNGRDLVYLSYPVGTTGHPADKDVILRLMPAEGGKARDLDAFNGGQGTINVNSWAPNSSAFAYVRYPVSAG is encoded by the coding sequence ATGCCATCCATGCGCCCGGGACCGGAAACCCGACGTTTATTGCCGCGTCAAATCAGCGAACTCGTCGTCTTCGATATCGCGACTTCGACGGCGCGCGTGATCTATGAAACCGGCGAGCTTATCGAGGCACCCAATTGGTCGCCCGATGGCAAGTGGCTGATCTATAATGGCGACGGCCGCCTCTTTCGCATCTCTCCGGATGGTCAGGATGGCCCGCATCGCATCAACACGGCACCGGTCGAGAATCTGAACAACGACCATGTCGTATCGCCGGACGGGCGCTCCTTCTTCGTCAGTGCCAACGACGGTCATCTTTATCAGGTGCCGTTCGAAGGCGGCGTGCCGTGCCGCGTCTCCAACGAGCACGAGGCTTCGCGCGGCTTCAAATATTACCTGCACGGCATTTCGCCTGACGGTGCAACGCTCGCCTATATCGGGCTGGAGCGCCGCGAGGGCGGCGGAATCTTCACGCGTGTCTGCACTATCCCTTCCGCAGGCGGTGACGACGTATTCCTGACCGACGGCGCATGTCCCGTCGACGGTTCCGAGTTCTCGCGGGATGGGAAATGGATCTATTTCAACTCCGAAGCTGCGGCGACCCAGCGCGGACATGCACAGGCTTTCCGCATGCGTCCCGATGGCTCCGAGCTGGAGCAGTTGACGCATGACGAGCGGGTGAACTGGTTCCCGCATCCGGCGCCCAATGGCCGCGACCTCGTTTATCTGAGCTATCCGGTGGGAACGACGGGTCACCCCGCAGACAAGGATGTCATCCTTCGGCTCATGCCCGCGGAAGGCGGCAAGGCGCGCGATCTCGATGCCTTCAATGGCGGGCAGGGCACGATCAACGTGAATTCCTGGGCGCCGAATTCCAGCGCTTTCGCCTATGTCCGCTACCCGGTGTCGGCGGGCTGA
- a CDS encoding LacI family DNA-binding transcriptional regulator has protein sequence MAKPAARLKDIADKTGFSVNTVSLALRGSSRIPPETRTLIADVARELNYLPNYVATSLVRRETRSIGLILTDLSNPVLTAVAQAVEGELSKRGYTTLFATSNNDIAVEERMIETFRARRADGMLVFPCSHRRLDHIRKLRARNYPVVLLVGDPDAGIDAVCMDERMGAYKAVAHLLGSGHRRIVIIDGGTKLGNSEKLEGYMQAYRDAGADIDTALFIKPSGHSVAHGYWAADTIFSQRLGASAIFATNDSLALGVLRYCARNGIRVPDDVALMGFDNIEFGEYAVTPISTVDYNVERVSAMAVERVVDLISAEADLPPPRVTLIEPDLLIRQSSNSTLRS, from the coding sequence ATGGCAAAGCCTGCGGCGCGCTTGAAGGACATCGCCGACAAGACCGGATTTTCGGTGAATACCGTGTCGCTGGCTTTGCGGGGCAGCTCGCGCATCCCGCCTGAGACCCGCACCCTCATCGCGGATGTGGCGCGCGAGCTTAATTATCTGCCCAATTACGTCGCCACGTCGCTGGTGCGGCGGGAAACCCGATCGATCGGGCTGATCCTGACCGACCTTTCCAATCCCGTGCTGACAGCCGTTGCACAGGCCGTGGAAGGCGAGCTTTCCAAGCGTGGCTATACGACCCTTTTCGCGACCTCGAACAACGACATCGCAGTCGAAGAGAGGATGATTGAAACCTTTCGGGCGCGACGCGCCGACGGCATGCTGGTCTTTCCCTGCAGCCATCGCCGCCTGGATCATATCCGCAAGCTGCGCGCACGCAATTATCCCGTTGTCCTGCTCGTCGGCGATCCGGATGCCGGCATCGATGCCGTCTGCATGGATGAACGGATGGGGGCTTATAAGGCGGTTGCTCATCTTCTTGGCAGTGGCCACCGCCGTATCGTCATCATCGATGGCGGCACGAAGCTCGGCAATTCGGAAAAGCTCGAGGGCTATATGCAGGCGTATCGGGATGCTGGCGCAGACATCGATACCGCGCTGTTTATCAAGCCGAGTGGTCACTCGGTCGCGCATGGCTATTGGGCCGCGGATACGATCTTCAGCCAGCGGCTCGGCGCATCCGCCATCTTCGCAACCAATGATTCACTGGCGCTGGGCGTCTTGCGTTATTGCGCCCGCAACGGCATTCGCGTCCCCGACGACGTCGCGCTCATGGGCTTCGACAATATCGAGTTCGGCGAATATGCGGTCACACCGATCTCGACGGTCGATTATAACGTCGAGCGTGTATCGGCGATGGCCGTCGAGCGCGTCGTCGATCTGATCAGCGCGGAGGCAGATTTGCCACCGCCACGCGTCACCCTGATCGAGCCGGATCTTCTCATACGCCAAAGCTCGAATTCGACCCTTCGCAGCTAG
- a CDS encoding VOC family protein, with amino-acid sequence MDHITGLGHLAIKVKDLGASLDFYRDRLGLREMHRLVRDDGTPWIVYLRITDLQFLELFPGAEGNRAPGPNANGTNHLCLTIDNLDVAAAKLEKAGIALTSPIKSGLDGNRGAWIEDPDGNRIELMEMAPDCLQYRAIAALKQQTV; translated from the coding sequence ATGGATCATATCACCGGCCTCGGCCACCTCGCCATCAAGGTCAAGGACCTCGGCGCCTCGCTCGATTTCTATCGCGATCGCCTCGGCCTCAGGGAAATGCACAGGCTGGTACGCGATGACGGGACGCCCTGGATCGTCTATCTGCGCATCACCGATCTCCAGTTTCTTGAGCTCTTCCCCGGCGCAGAAGGCAATCGTGCTCCTGGGCCTAATGCCAACGGCACCAACCATCTCTGCCTGACGATTGACAATCTCGATGTTGCGGCGGCAAAGCTGGAGAAGGCTGGAATTGCGCTCACCTCGCCCATCAAGTCCGGACTTGACGGGAATCGTGGCGCATGGATTGAAGATCCGGATGGCAACAGGATCGAATTGATGGAAATGGCGCCGGATTGCCTGCAATACAGAGCGATCGCCGCTCTGAAACAGCAAACGGTGTGA
- a CDS encoding aldo/keto reductase: MTASIPRLGFGTWGRTGAEGVAAILCALETGYRHLDTAQSYGTEASVGEAMRQSGLNREEIFVTTKIKVDNLDPGKLLPSLRKSLETIGVDRVDLTLIHWPPPYDRIEPEIYLEQIAEAQAMGLTRMIGVSNFTIALLEKAETLLGNGAIATNQIELSPLFQNRKIAAYCTERDILVTCYQPVAQGRIGDIGQMRAIAARHEVTVEQVALAYELFKGYAAIPTSSKPERIRSNWLAHKLDLTTTDMEVIDALPQSSRAIDPPGAPLWD; the protein is encoded by the coding sequence ATGACAGCTTCGATTCCACGGCTGGGCTTTGGGACTTGGGGGAGAACGGGCGCCGAGGGCGTCGCTGCAATTCTCTGCGCGCTCGAAACGGGCTATCGCCACCTCGATACGGCGCAGTCCTATGGCACGGAGGCCAGCGTTGGCGAGGCAATGCGGCAAAGCGGGCTGAACCGGGAGGAGATCTTCGTTACCACGAAGATCAAGGTGGACAATCTCGACCCCGGAAAACTGCTGCCGTCGCTACGGAAAAGTCTGGAAACCATCGGCGTCGATCGGGTCGACCTGACTCTGATCCACTGGCCACCACCCTATGACCGCATCGAACCGGAAATCTATCTCGAGCAAATCGCCGAAGCTCAGGCAATGGGGCTGACGCGCATGATCGGCGTCTCGAACTTTACCATTGCCCTCCTGGAAAAGGCCGAGACGCTTCTCGGCAACGGCGCTATCGCGACGAACCAGATCGAACTCAGCCCCTTGTTCCAGAACCGGAAAATTGCCGCCTATTGCACGGAGCGCGACATCCTCGTCACCTGCTATCAACCCGTCGCGCAGGGCCGGATAGGCGATATCGGGCAGATGCGGGCGATTGCCGCGCGACATGAGGTAACCGTCGAACAGGTGGCGCTCGCCTATGAACTCTTCAAGGGCTATGCGGCCATCCCGACCTCGTCGAAGCCGGAACGCATTCGCTCGAACTGGCTGGCACACAAACTTGATCTGACCACCACCGACATGGAGGTGATCGACGCCCTGCCGCAAAGTTCACGGGCGATCGATCCGCCCGGCGCGCCACTCTGGGACTAG
- a CDS encoding sugar ABC transporter permease: MALRWSRVTPQLALAPAVLITVVAFIGSIVWTVVLSFTRSRRLPDYEIDWSNPFRQYTRLFADAGWEISLRNLIVLAIGSALAIVLGFILAAMIERERRGEDVFRTVFLYPLAVSLIVTGVAWRWIFNPQLGLENFLHGIGLTGVSFNWLNDGQTAMYAIILASVWQSSGFYMALMLAGLKGINQEIWSAARIDGVSLWRVYLEVIIPMMKFTFLTCAILLSLGVIKAYDIIVAMTNGGPGQSTWLPAYFTIKAMTEKSNLGYASAAASMMLVVTLVIFLPLVALTAWQQRAARKAGHA; this comes from the coding sequence ATGGCATTGAGATGGAGCCGGGTCACCCCGCAGCTTGCGCTAGCGCCTGCCGTGCTGATCACGGTCGTCGCGTTCATCGGGTCGATCGTCTGGACCGTCGTGCTTTCGTTCACCCGCAGCCGGCGTCTTCCGGATTATGAGATCGACTGGTCCAATCCATTCCGCCAGTACACCAGGCTCTTTGCCGATGCCGGCTGGGAGATATCCCTTCGCAATCTGATCGTGCTTGCGATCGGCAGCGCGCTTGCGATCGTGCTCGGTTTCATTCTTGCCGCCATGATTGAACGGGAACGGCGTGGCGAGGATGTCTTCCGGACCGTCTTTCTCTATCCGCTCGCCGTTTCGCTGATCGTCACCGGTGTTGCCTGGCGCTGGATTTTCAATCCGCAGCTCGGGCTTGAAAATTTCCTGCATGGCATCGGTCTTACCGGTGTCAGCTTCAATTGGCTGAATGACGGGCAGACGGCAATGTATGCGATCATTCTCGCCTCGGTCTGGCAAAGCTCCGGCTTCTACATGGCGCTCATGCTCGCCGGCCTGAAGGGCATCAATCAGGAGATCTGGAGTGCTGCGCGCATCGATGGCGTCAGCCTCTGGCGCGTCTATCTCGAAGTCATCATCCCGATGATGAAATTCACCTTCCTCACCTGTGCCATCCTGCTGTCGTTGGGCGTCATCAAGGCCTACGATATCATTGTCGCGATGACCAATGGCGGTCCCGGCCAATCCACATGGCTGCCGGCCTATTTCACGATCAAGGCGATGACGGAGAAGAGCAATCTCGGTTACGCGTCGGCCGCCGCCTCGATGATGCTCGTCGTAACCCTGGTAATCTTCCTGCCCCTCGTGGCGCTGACCGCCTGGCAGCAGCGTGCTGCCCGCAAGGCAGGTCACGCATGA
- a CDS encoding ABC transporter permease subunit, whose product MSDIATVRPSVAAAEAPVEVMFPRAKKRIKGRSIAVLVFLSMAALFFCVPLYVLVVTSFKSMDQIREGAIFSLPREWTIEPWIYAWSQACSGITCTGLRGGFWNSVAILFPSLIASISLSAVTGYALALWNVRWTGAFLFLLFLCAFVPFQIIMYPLIVITVGMGIYGSLWAVAFIHTVLSMPVLTLIFRNYYKDIPADLTKAAIMDSGSFWQIFIEIILPMSGNILIVVLIMQVTHIWNDYLIGVTFGGLGAAPMTVNLANMVTVSTGTVAYNANMAAALLTAIPPLFIYFLLGKFFVQGISAGAIKG is encoded by the coding sequence ATGAGCGATATCGCAACCGTCAGACCTTCGGTCGCTGCTGCTGAAGCACCGGTGGAGGTCATGTTCCCCAGAGCGAAGAAGCGCATCAAGGGGCGCTCGATCGCAGTGCTTGTCTTCCTGTCGATGGCAGCCCTCTTCTTCTGCGTGCCGCTTTATGTGCTGGTCGTCACTTCCTTCAAATCGATGGACCAGATCCGCGAAGGCGCCATTTTTTCGCTGCCGCGGGAATGGACGATCGAACCTTGGATCTATGCCTGGAGCCAGGCCTGTTCCGGCATCACCTGCACCGGTCTTCGGGGCGGCTTCTGGAACTCCGTCGCAATCCTGTTTCCATCGTTGATTGCCTCGATTTCGCTGTCGGCCGTGACGGGCTATGCTCTGGCGCTGTGGAATGTCAGATGGACGGGCGCATTCCTGTTTCTTCTGTTTCTCTGCGCTTTCGTCCCGTTTCAGATCATCATGTATCCGTTGATTGTCATCACGGTCGGCATGGGGATCTATGGCTCGCTCTGGGCAGTTGCCTTCATCCATACCGTACTTTCGATGCCCGTCCTGACGCTGATCTTTCGGAATTACTACAAGGATATCCCTGCCGATCTCACCAAGGCGGCAATCATGGATTCAGGCTCGTTCTGGCAGATCTTCATCGAGATCATCCTGCCGATGTCGGGCAATATCCTGATCGTCGTCCTGATCATGCAGGTCACGCATATCTGGAACGATTATCTGATCGGCGTGACCTTCGGCGGGCTTGGTGCGGCGCCGATGACGGTCAATCTCGCGAACATGGTGACGGTATCGACGGGCACGGTTGCCTATAATGCCAATATGGCCGCAGCGCTGCTGACCGCCATTCCGCCTCTGTTCATCTACTTTCTCCTCGGCAAGTTCTTCGTGCAGGGAATCTCAGCCGGCGCGATCAAGGGTTAG